Proteins found in one Corynebacterium zhongnanshanii genomic segment:
- a CDS encoding NUDIX domain-containing protein — protein sequence MHTGDGWAVAADGSRMWGTLGAAGLCLFSPDNRVLMQHRSVLTVQGGTWALPGGAIEVGESAVEGALRENHEETGIDPALITVMGSVVTTRREVAYALARRPVLPEDEPLLAEAHPSNAWLERNPIVHPEHGSHLIYGLGEQYWWEYQDTSVTEWSYTTVLGRAPSELSVATTWESDELRWVPWNNVEDLPLMPAFAASLPQLRAALRELDHNTNEAPNRDAD from the coding sequence ATGCACACGGGCGATGGTTGGGCAGTAGCCGCGGACGGTTCCCGGATGTGGGGAACCCTCGGCGCCGCCGGCCTATGCCTGTTTTCCCCGGATAACCGCGTGCTCATGCAACACCGTTCCGTCCTCACCGTCCAAGGCGGAACGTGGGCGCTACCCGGGGGAGCGATCGAGGTCGGGGAGAGCGCCGTTGAGGGCGCCCTGCGGGAGAACCACGAGGAGACCGGCATTGATCCAGCGCTGATCACCGTGATGGGCTCCGTGGTCACCACGCGCCGGGAGGTTGCCTATGCTCTGGCCCGCCGTCCGGTCCTCCCGGAGGACGAGCCTCTCCTGGCCGAGGCCCACCCGTCCAATGCATGGCTGGAACGCAATCCCATCGTTCATCCCGAGCATGGATCCCACCTGATTTACGGCCTGGGCGAGCAGTACTGGTGGGAGTACCAAGACACGTCTGTCACCGAATGGTCCTACACCACTGTATTGGGGCGCGCGCCCTCCGAGCTGTCCGTGGCCACCACGTGGGAGTCCGACGAGCTGCGCTGGGTCCCCTGGAATAACGTGGAGGACCTGCCGCTGATGCCTGCGTTCGCCGCGAGCCTCCCACAGCTCCGCGCTGCGCTGCGCGAACTGGACCACAACACGAACGAAGCCCCGAACCGGGATGCGGACTAG
- a CDS encoding ATP-dependent 6-phosphofructokinase has product MRIATLTSGGDCPGLNAVIRGIVRTAATHGHTVVGFEDGWEGLLEDRRVQLYDDEHIDRILLRGGTILGTGRLHPRDFMAGIDRVKDNLRDAEIDALIPIGGEGTLKGARFLHDNGVPVVGVPKTIDNDVNGTDYTFGFDTAVAVATDAIDRLHTTAESHDRVMIVEVMGRHAGWIALHAGMAGGAHDILIPEFPFDIDDVEKRMARRFQMGEKYGIIVLAEGALPKKGSFHTKDREVDEFGHEKFQDICGELRKELENRLDIDVRSTVLGHIQRGGTPTAFDRVLATRFAVNATQAAMNGDFGKVVALKGENIELIDFEAAVGELKVVPESRYRTATSLFG; this is encoded by the coding sequence ATGCGTATTGCGACCTTGACCAGCGGTGGTGACTGCCCAGGGCTGAACGCCGTGATCCGGGGAATTGTCCGAACGGCAGCAACTCACGGCCACACGGTCGTAGGTTTTGAGGACGGCTGGGAAGGCCTACTGGAAGACCGCCGAGTCCAGCTCTACGACGACGAGCACATCGACCGCATTTTGCTACGCGGTGGCACGATCCTGGGCACCGGTCGCTTGCATCCCCGGGACTTCATGGCGGGAATTGACCGGGTGAAGGACAACCTCCGGGATGCAGAGATCGACGCGCTCATCCCCATCGGTGGTGAAGGCACGTTGAAGGGCGCGCGTTTTCTCCACGACAACGGCGTCCCCGTGGTGGGTGTGCCCAAGACCATCGATAACGACGTCAACGGCACCGATTATACCTTCGGTTTCGACACCGCGGTGGCCGTGGCCACGGACGCGATTGATCGCCTGCACACCACTGCCGAATCTCACGATCGCGTGATGATCGTGGAGGTCATGGGCCGCCACGCAGGATGGATTGCCCTCCACGCGGGCATGGCCGGTGGCGCGCACGACATTCTGATCCCCGAGTTTCCCTTTGACATTGATGACGTGGAAAAGCGGATGGCCAGGCGATTCCAGATGGGTGAAAAATACGGCATCATCGTTTTGGCCGAAGGCGCGCTGCCGAAAAAGGGATCGTTCCACACCAAAGATCGGGAAGTGGACGAATTCGGGCACGAAAAGTTCCAAGATATTTGCGGTGAATTGCGCAAAGAATTGGAAAACCGTCTGGATATTGATGTCCGCTCCACGGTTCTTGGTCACATCCAGCGCGGAGGAACCCCCACGGCCTTCGACCGGGTCCTCGCCACGCGCTTTGCCGTGAATGCCACCCAAGCCGCCATGAATGGCGACTTTGGAAAGGTGGTGGCCCTCAAGGGCGAAAACATTGAGCTCATCGATTTCGAAGCGGCCGTGGGGGAGCTCAAGGTTGTCCCAGAGAGT
- a CDS encoding MFS transporter, whose translation MMTQAWRALSALCVGFFMILLDQSIVSVATPAIQEELQASYSQAMWVHSVYLLTFAVPLLVMGRLGDRCGPRRVYLCGLVLFTASSVVCGLAPGIEVLIAGRATQGVGGAMMAPQTMVVINRVFPRDKRGAALGVWGAVAGLSNLLGPLLGGVITQLASWQWIFLINVPLGLVTLALVLRWVPNLETTQSRIDGPSIVLSIVGISCVVFSIQERAHVWLLAAGLVLAVMFIRRQARLSETALLPVGLFRRRHFSFGNVSIFAMGFTIAGMMVPVMMYLQDVQHVSPLAAGLMVTPMSIIAGVLAPYVGRLVDRQDPRPVSMAGFLMMAVGVAMLVFCLRPEVSAWWVTGAMVVLGFGNACVWSPNSTLTLRDLPGEVAGAGSGMYNFMRQLGAVTGTAVLAAVLQARVDMGSAAAFAESLVPALVMLCVGLWAASRAKEQ comes from the coding sequence ATGATGACACAAGCCTGGCGTGCCCTCTCCGCCTTGTGCGTGGGCTTTTTCATGATCCTGCTGGATCAGTCCATCGTCTCCGTGGCCACGCCCGCGATCCAGGAGGAGCTTCAGGCCAGCTATTCCCAGGCAATGTGGGTCCACAGCGTCTACCTCCTGACGTTCGCCGTGCCCCTGCTGGTGATGGGCCGTTTGGGGGACAGGTGCGGCCCGCGCAGGGTCTACCTGTGTGGTCTTGTGCTCTTCACCGCATCCTCCGTGGTGTGTGGCCTGGCGCCCGGTATCGAGGTGCTGATCGCCGGCCGTGCCACCCAGGGGGTGGGCGGTGCCATGATGGCGCCGCAGACCATGGTGGTCATCAATCGTGTGTTCCCTCGGGACAAACGCGGTGCCGCCCTGGGCGTGTGGGGCGCGGTGGCCGGCTTGTCCAATCTTCTGGGTCCGCTGCTCGGAGGCGTGATTACCCAACTGGCGAGTTGGCAGTGGATCTTTTTGATCAATGTCCCCCTGGGACTTGTCACGCTGGCGCTGGTGCTGCGGTGGGTTCCGAACCTGGAGACCACCCAGTCCCGCATCGATGGCCCGTCCATCGTGTTGTCCATCGTGGGTATTTCCTGCGTGGTGTTTTCAATCCAGGAACGCGCCCATGTGTGGTTACTTGCGGCGGGGCTGGTGCTTGCTGTGATGTTTATCCGACGCCAAGCGCGCCTGTCCGAGACCGCCCTGTTGCCCGTGGGCCTGTTTCGTCGTCGGCATTTCTCCTTTGGCAATGTCTCCATCTTCGCGATGGGCTTCACGATCGCCGGCATGATGGTGCCCGTCATGATGTACCTGCAGGATGTGCAGCATGTGAGCCCCCTGGCTGCGGGGCTGATGGTCACGCCGATGTCCATCATCGCCGGGGTGCTGGCGCCGTATGTGGGGCGGCTGGTGGATCGCCAGGATCCGAGGCCCGTGTCCATGGCGGGTTTCCTCATGATGGCAGTGGGCGTGGCGATGCTGGTGTTCTGCCTGCGTCCGGAGGTGTCCGCATGGTGGGTTACCGGCGCGATGGTGGTGCTGGGCTTCGGTAACGCGTGCGTGTGGTCGCCTAATTCCACGCTGACGCTGCGCGATCTTCCCGGGGAAGTGGCTGGTGCCGGCTCGGGCATGTATAACTTCATGCGCCAGCTGGGCGCGGTTACGGGAACGGCCGTGCTGGCTGCGGTGCTGCAAGCTCGGGTTGATATGGGTAGCGCCGCCGCGTTTGCTGAGTCCTTGGTGCCGGCGCTGGTGATGTTGTGTGTGGGCTTGTGGGCTGCATCGCGGGCGAAGGAACAGTAG